Genomic DNA from Paenibacillus donghaensis:
TGGGTCAGCGATGTCAAGGCGGCACGCAACCTGGAGAAGTACGGAACATTACATTATGTTTCGCGCAGAATGCATTACGCGGTCATGTACGTCAACGCGGAACGCGCCGAGGAAGTCATGAAGAACGTCCGCAGACTTTCTTATGTGCGCAAGATCGAAAGATCCTACCGCAATGAGCTGAAGACCGAATATACCAGTAACGGGCCGGACAAGTCCCGATATTACGGATTATAAATGGAGTTCTGAAACAGGTGCCTTTGGCACCTGTTTTTTTGGGTGCGCCTCACAGTCGCTGTCGATGCTAACTGTATTAGGTACAGTTATTCTGGGCAAAAGTTGGCTCAAAACTACTTTAACTGTATTCTGCGCAGTTATTTTCGGCCAA
This window encodes:
- a CDS encoding YlbG family protein — protein: MFAERTGYIVWVSDVKAARNLEKYGTLHYVSRRMHYAVMYVNAERAEEVMKNVRRLSYVRKIERSYRNELKTEYTSNGPDKSRYYGL